In Pelobacter propionicus DSM 2379, the genomic window TTCTTGTAGAGCCGGGCGTCCGGGTCGGTTTTTGACTGGTGCGTCTTGTTGGAAAATTTCTCTCCCTTGAAATCGCCGGCAGGCTTGTCGTCATCGCTGCCATCCTTGCGGCGGAAGCTCTTGATGGAAGCCAGCGACTCAAGCAGGGTGCCGTCAACGGAGAAGTGGTCGTTGGAGAGCAGCCCCCTCTTCTCGGCCTGGCTCTTGACCTCTTCCAGAAACCGAGAACCGATATCTGCCCGGATCAGGCGGTCCTGATTGCAGGAGAATACGCTCTGGTCCCAGACCTTGTCGTCGATTGAAAGACCAATGAACCAGCGGAAGGCCATGTCGGAATTGATACGGTCCATAAGGGCGACATGACTGCGGACCGAGTACACGAACTGAAGCACCAGTCCTCTCAGCAGGTATTCAGGCGGTATGGACGGTCTACCGGTAGATGAGTACAGGGAATCGAATTCACGGTCGAGCTTTGAAAGAGCCGTATCCACCAGGGGCTTCAGCGAGCGAAGCGGGTGGTTCTTGGAAACGAACTGCTCTGTGGTGACATAGACGAACAGAGGACCATTTGATTCAGCAGAGCCGCGCATAACTTTCTCCAGTAATAACGGTGAGTTATGCGCAAAACACTACCACAAATCGGGGCTTTTCTCTATTTGTTTTTCAAAGACCTGGTAACTGATCGTTAACGCCGCCAGGAGTACTACAATGGTAAAGCTTTTAAACAAATTCATAATATTCTCCTCTACTTGAGATTAATTGTTGATTATCGAGTAGCAACCGTCCCAGTAAGGCGATGACGTAACTGTCGATGACAGCCCCAACACTGCCGTGTTGTATCCATTTGCGAAACCGTTTCAGCGTGACATCTGATGCAATTGCTCTGAACAACCTTTGCACCATGACCTGACAGGGTTATCCGCTCAGGTACCATCCCTGAATGAAATGAGAGTACATCTTTCATGCCGTCTATCGATTTCCAGACATAGTGTAACAGTGTATTACTATTCGGCAGATGACAGTCAACACAACGAATACGCCTATGAGCGCCGGCATGACTCCAGGCTGAGTGTTGTTCCTCCATGACATGACAGCTGGCACAGAAAGTTGGGGATTCTGATTTTGCTAATAGTTGTGGCGGTCCTAAAAGCAGGAAGGCAAAAACCGCTAGCCCGGAAAAAATGATTATTGTGATGATAGTGTATTTGGATTTCAGTAATCGCATTCTTTTCACCTGATGTTTTGACATTTTATTACCGGTAATCCTCAATATTTTCAGATGAGGAGAGATCATGGTCACACGAACAAATATTAACCTCTGAAAATCATTCAAACTTATTATGTCGAAGATTCGAGAAAAGAAGGTTATGGATCAGTGACAATGCACTTTATGTATTATACAGCAGAAGCTTATGATTATTTTGATCTAGATCAATTGCAGATAAATAATCTAAAAATTATCTTATGTAAAATTTAGTTAGAGCGGATACTACTTTTAAAATAATCGGAACTATCACCAATAAAAAGGCCATGATGACTTAATCTGTCTTATGCCTGTTGTAACATGCTCTCATAAGGAGGGCATGCCATGAATATTCAAGAGTTTCGCAAACAGTTTCCCGATGAGGAAACCTGCCATCGCTACCTGGAGCAGATGATTTGGCCAACTGGCCGTATCTGCCCTCACTGCGGAGGTATAAAGTCCTGGAGCATATTGGCAGAGAGCAAGCGGTTTGAACTATATGAATGTGCTTCCTGTAGCAAGCAATTCACAGTCACCACCAAGACTCCGCTGCATAGCACCAAGTTACCGCTGAGGACATGGTTTATGGCCATGTATTTCATGATCAACTCCAGCAAGGGTATTTCATCCATTTTCCTTGCTAAGTGGATCGGCACTTCCCAGAAAACAGCCTGGAAGGTGGGCCATGCCGTTCGGGCACTCATGGCCTCACAGGCAGATGCAATGCCTGGCCTTGCCGGGATCGTTGAACTTGACGAGAAATATCTTGGCGGCAAACCCCGCTACCAAAAAGACGTCAAACACAAGCGCGGCAAAGGCACTGCAAAATCATGTGTATTCGTTGCCGCAAGCCGTGATGGTCATGTACGGGCAAGCGTTGTAGCAAACGATAGTTACTCAGAACTGGCTCCCAAGGTTAACCGGTTTGTTGATACATCAGCCGATCTTATGACAGACCAGCTTTCCGTCTATCAGATGATTGCCGAAGACTATGCCAGCCACTCATCCGTGAATCATGGCAACAAGGAATACGCAAACGGAGACGTCCACAACAACACGGCTGAATCATTCAATGCCATTCTTGAACGGGCTAAGCAGGGTGTATTTCACTTCCTGAGCAAAATGCACACTCAGCGGTACATCAGCGAGGTGGTATTCCGCTGGAACCATCGTTACCCGGCAAGAGAAGTATCAAAAAACGGCACGAAAAAGATTATCTACAAAGCAAAGCCGATACTTGAGCAACTTCGATCACTGCTCCAGTATGCAGTTGGAACTCAACTCCGAAGAACACATGCTGGTGGGATCTTTACACCAAGACCTGCTTTTCGGTGATAGTTCCGAAAATAATTGGATCTTTTTCCGAAATATTTATCTTGACTAGATTTTTAAATATGGTCATCATGTGAATAACAGTTCACATGAGGTGGTCATGCTCGAAAAGAAAAGTACACGTGTACGAAAAGAAGAAATTATCCAGGCGGCATTTGATATTGTAGGCAAAAAGGGTGTGAGATCGCTTACAATTTCAGCCCTAGCAAAAATGGCCGGAATGAGTGAGGCCAATATTTACAGGCACTTCAGTGGCAAGGATGATGTTTTTACCGCACTCGCGGAATACATAAGGAGGGCGGTTATGGGGAAAGCTGCTGTAATCGCTGCTGGAAGCCGGAACCCGTTGAATAAACTGGAGCTTATCTTTTTCTCACATATGTCGATTATAGCTGAACAGCCCGGTATTCCTCGTTTTGTGTTCTCTGAGGATACACATCTTGGCCACCGTTTGGTGGCAGAGACTCTTGCTTTGAGCATTGGAAGCTATGTGGAGACGATTTCCGGGCTCATCGCAGCGGGAATTGCGGAAGGTGAACTGAAACAG contains:
- a CDS encoding IS5-like element ISPepr6 family transposase, with the protein product MRGSAESNGPLFVYVTTEQFVSKNHPLRSLKPLVDTALSKLDREFDSLYSSTGRPSIPPEYLLRGLVLQFVYSVRSHVALMDRINSDMAFRWFIGLSIDDKVWDQSVFSCNQDRLIRADIGSRFLEEVKSQAEKRGLLSNDHFSVDGTLLESLASIKSFRRKDGSDDDKPAGDFKGEKFSNKTHQSKTDPDARLYKKSKGASAKLCVMGHAMTENDNGFVTQIEATHADGKAERRAAKKMTKRQKGNRNKRITVAADKAYDTSDFVQDMREINVTPHVASKKKGSAIDGRTTRHASYRQSLKDRKKIEEFFGWAKVIAGFRKLRHVGLEKIKFYFSLAAGCFNLVKLRNLIAQA
- the nrfH gene encoding cytochrome c nitrite reductase small subunit; translated protein: MRLLKSKYTIITIIIFSGLAVFAFLLLGPPQLLAKSESPTFCASCHVMEEQHSAWSHAGAHRRIRCVDCHLPNSNTLLHYVWKSIDGMKDVLSFHSGMVPERITLSGHGAKVVQSNCIRCHAETVSQMDTTRQCWGCHRQLRHRLTGTVATR
- a CDS encoding TetR/AcrR family transcriptional regulator — protein: MLEKKSTRVRKEEIIQAAFDIVGKKGVRSLTISALAKMAGMSEANIYRHFSGKDDVFTALAEYIRRAVMGKAAVIAAGSRNPLNKLELIFFSHMSIIAEQPGIPRFVFSEDTHLGHRLVAETLALSIGSYVETISGLIAAGIAEGELKQDLSPRETALTFLGMIQFTALRWTIGGSSFDIRDEAKKLWENFLHLVS
- a CDS encoding IS1595-like element ISPepr2 family transposase, translated to MNIQEFRKQFPDEETCHRYLEQMIWPTGRICPHCGGIKSWSILAESKRFELYECASCSKQFTVTTKTPLHSTKLPLRTWFMAMYFMINSSKGISSIFLAKWIGTSQKTAWKVGHAVRALMASQADAMPGLAGIVELDEKYLGGKPRYQKDVKHKRGKGTAKSCVFVAASRDGHVRASVVANDSYSELAPKVNRFVDTSADLMTDQLSVYQMIAEDYASHSSVNHGNKEYANGDVHNNTAESFNAILERAKQGVFHFLSKMHTQRYISEVVFRWNHRYPAREVSKNGTKKIIYKAKPILEQLRSLLQYAVGTQLRRTHAGGIFTPRPAFR